A genomic region of Zalophus californianus isolate mZalCal1 chromosome 11, mZalCal1.pri.v2, whole genome shotgun sequence contains the following coding sequences:
- the LOC113915146 gene encoding olfactory receptor 4P4-like, whose protein sequence is MIKSTEAMGHENITEFILLGLFSDEDEKVACFVVFSLCYIAILLGNLFILHTIRGSRLREQPMYFFLSYLSFMDVCFTSTVAPKLITDLLAQRKTISYNSCIAQMFYAHFFGATEIFILVAMAYDRYAAICRPLHYMVIMRRQVCYVLVMASVLGAFIHSVLQVLIIIELPFCGPNQIDHYFCDIFPLLKLACTDTSLLVIVIISTTGVLSILTFVALVISYIIILSTLRTRSGEGCHKALSTCGSHITVVFMFFLPLIFTYVPMADSVSNDKVFALFYTMIAPMFNPVIYTLRNSDMKNAMRKMWCRDTRFEGK, encoded by the coding sequence ATGATCAAATCCACAGAAGCAATGGGACATGAAAACATCACAGAATTTATCCTCCTGGGACTTTTCAGTGATGAGGATGAAAAGGTTGCCTGCTTTGTGGTGTTCTCACTTTGCTACATTGCAATTCTTTTGGGAAACCTGTTCATTCTTCACACAATCAGGGGCAGCCGCCTCCGTGAACAGCCCATGTACTTTTTCCTGAGCTACCTGTCTTTCATGGATGTCTGCTTCACTTCCACAGTGGCCCCCAAACTGATCACAGACCTACTGGCTCAGCGGAAGACCATCTCCTACAACAGCTGCATAGCCCAGATGTTTTATGCCCACTTCTTTGGTGCCACTGAGATCTTCATCTTGGTGGCCATGGCCTATGACCGTTATGCAGCCATCTGCAGACCCCTTCACTATATGGTCATCATGAGAAGACAGGTGTGCTATGTCCTTGTGATGGCCTCAGTTCTCGGAGCATTTATCCATTCAGTCTTGCAGGTATTGATTATTATTGAACTTCCCTTCTGTGGCCCCAATCAGATAGACCattatttctgtgatattttcCCCTTGCTGAAGCTGGCCTGCACAGACACTAGTCTGTTGGTTATTGTGATCATTAGCACCACTGGAGTGCTGTCCATTTTGACTTTTGTTGCCTTGGTAATTTCTTACATCATCATCCTGTCCACCCTGAGGACCCGTTCAGGGGAGGGCTGCCACAAAGCCCTCTCCACCTGTGGCTCACACATCACTGTTGTGTTCATGTTCTTCTTGCCCCTCATCTTCACATATGTCCCCATGGCTGATTCCGTCAGTAACGACAAAGTTTTTGCCCTATTTTACACCATGATTGCCCCCATGTTCAACCCTGTCATCTACACGCTGAGAAACTCAGACATGAAGAATGCCATGAGGAAAATGTGGTGCCGGGACACAAGGTTTGAAGGGAAATGA